A window of Hemibagrus wyckioides isolate EC202008001 linkage group LG03, SWU_Hwy_1.0, whole genome shotgun sequence contains these coding sequences:
- the ky gene encoding lim and transglutaminase domain protein ltd-1 has protein sequence MTDVMVQKFSFPFSSSPCLAQTDEQPVTEQRTLQGIERLEQGTLKAAKDPNNNPNQNNSKLEYEETVSASKVRDVHAPSTDPDLQNTDMGYSANGCPHSEPVDSTNGTIKTYLTSKKQDRDSSSVENSQSKGKVSYKTVFEKWASLQYEEQRPSTKRQLSAESAAKCVTVRKRSTVASNKEEPAKPLLHTNPGIQPRKAGLPIRSSCQRQPRRQLFSSTEVFHKVDTHVISKGRELKEQGVFSPQSIARAITQGARNELEKIRAIWVWLCHNIEYDLDGYLGLSPKLCTPEEVIKEGRGVCSGFSSICQEMCREVGIQCEEVSGYSKGIGQWPGNRLADKPSDHMWNAVWVKGQWGLLDACWGAGTVNMDTKTFVKRFDDFYFLTEPREFIKSHFPDEENWQLLDTPISLKQFELIPLMTSAFYTLGLTLLQPTQYKITTDDGETTVSVSSSGRLTFAYELRQRDLKTGAAGQNEVDSSCGLLSVTQQGMSLRLLPPEPGAYELKLFARPEGDSGTLLWVCTLELECPAVQQSQSLPANPYLSWGLGSNAGVHGVKSCSVPSQDTLEICEKGECEVVLHTSRPLMMVCELIHPELDFALAKRCLALQIAAEKLVCNVLCPYKGYYRLSVFVRDYDDGSGSFQNVGNFLLRCRGLGVNQNVLYPPDLSPWCGPGMRTQAAGLSHFSHTGALVNLPQGRCNITFHCTSSQLQIHAVLTSELYQKNKEKMNQAGFPLSRHILLTSTDSKVTVSVCVPQPGVYRLGLYGRTPPQQDYAPLCDYVLRSVCDRCGEPFPCVYSAWGKGCVLLEPRVGVLAPQTWVCFRVRVPAMQRVSVLTEQRVDLKMNKSRVWEGKAFTGNLTQIKLTAATSDTGDMAVLMTFDVLDLESKL, from the exons ATGACAGATGTCATGGTTCAGAAGTTCTCCTTCCCTTTTTCTTCATCACCGTGTCTTGCCCAAACTGATGAACAGCCAGTCACAGAGCAGAGAACTCTTCAAGGCATCGAACGACTGGAGCAAGGAACACTAAAAGCAGCAAAGGACCCAAATAATAACCCAAACCAAAACAACTCAAAGCTGGAGTATGAGGAAACAGTGTCTGCATCCAAGGTCAGAGACGTACATGCTCCCAGCACAGATCCTGACCTCCAGAACACAGATATGGGCTACTCTGCAAATGGCTGTCCTCATTCAGAGCCTGTAGACAGCACAAATGGCACCATTAAAACCTATCTGACTTCTAAAAAACAGGACAGGGATTCATCATCAGTGGAGAATAGCCAGTCAAAAGGCAAGGTTTCCTACAAGACTGTGTTTGAGAAATGGGCAAGCCTGCAATATGAAGAACAGCGGCCCAGTACAAAGCGCCAGCTCTCTGCAGAGAGCGCGGCAAAGTGTGTGACTGTAAGGAAGAGAAGCACAGTGGCAAGTAATAAAGAAGAACCAGCAAAGCCTCTATTGCACACCAACCCTGGCATACAGCCCAGGAAAGCTGGTCTACCCATACGCTCCTCCTGTCAGAGGCAGCCAAGAAGACAGCTGTTCAGCAGCACTGAGGTCTTCCACAAAGTGGACACACACGTAATTAGCAAAGGGAgggag CTGAAAGAGCAGGGAGTGTTCTCACCTCAGAGCATTGCACGTGCTATTACACAGGGGGCCAGAAATGAGTTAGAAAAAATCAGGGCCATATGGGTCTGGCTCTGCCATAATATTG aatatGATTTGGATGGGTACCTGGGTCTTTCCCCAAAGCTCTGCACCCCAGAGGAAGTCATTAAGGAGGGTCGAGGAGTATGCAGTGGATTTTCCAGCATCTGTCAGGAGATGTGCAG GGAAGTTGGCATTcagtgtgaggaagtgagtggaTACAGTAAAGGCATTGGGCAATGGCCTGGCAACAGGCTGGCAGATAAGCCTTCTGATCACATGTGGAATGCTGTGTGGGTTAAGGGGCAGTGGGGGCTTCTGGACGCCTGCTGGGGGGCTGGCACTGTCAACATGGACACCAAAACGTTTGTTAAGAG GTTTGATGATTTTTACTTCCTGACTGAGCCGAGAGAATTTATAAAGTCTCATTTTCCTGATGAAGAGAACTGGCAACTGCTGGACACTCCAATCTCTCTAAAACAGTTCGAACTGATACCATTAATGACCTCAGCATTCTACACCCTGGGACTGACCCTTCTACAACCCACACAGTACAAAATAACCACAg ATGATGGGGAGACAActgtgtctgtgagctcatccGGACGGTTGACCTTTGCCTACGAGCTCAGGCAGCGGGACCTGAAGACAGGAGCCGCAGGGCAGAACGAGGTCGACAGCTCATGTGGTCTGCTGTCAGTGACTCAGCAGGGCATGAGTCTTCGTCTGCTGCCACCAGAGCCAGGAGCTTATGAGCTGAAGCTTTTTGCGCGACCGGAGGGTGACTCTGGCACTTTGCTCTGGGTCTGTACTCTGGAGCTGGAGTGTCcggctgtccagcagagccaaTCGCTGCCCGCGAACCCCTATCTGAGTTGGGGCTTAGGGTCCAATGCAGGGGTGCATGGGGTGAAGAGCTGCAGTGTGCCAAGCCAAGACACTCTGGAAATTTGTGAGAAAGGAGAGTGTGAAGTGGTGTTACACACCTCGCGCCCCCTGATGATGGTTTGTGAGCTCATACACCCTGAACTCGACTTTGCTCTGGCCAAGCGCTGTCTGGCACTGCAAATAGCAGCAGAAAAACTTGTGTGCAATGTGCTATGCCCATACAAAGGCTACTAccgtctgtctgtgtttgtgcgtgaTTACGATGATGGAAGTGGCTCCTTTCAGAATGTAGGGAATTTCCTGCTGCGATGCAGAGGCTTAGGAGTGAATCAGAACGTGCTATACCCCCCTGATCTCAGTCCATGGTGTGGACCTGGAATGCGCACTCAAGCAGCTGGACTGTCACATTTTAGCCACACAGGGGCATTGGTGAATTTGCCTCAGGGTCGCTGTAATATTACTTTCCACTGCACCTCATCACAGCTGCAAATACATGCAGTCCTCACATCAGAGTTGTATcaaaagaacaaagaaaaaatgaacCAGGCCGGCTTTCCCCTGTCACGACACATTTTGCTCACGTCCACAGACAGCAaggtgacagtgagtgtgtgtgtaccgcaGCCTGGAGTCTATCGCCTTGGCTTGTATGGACGCACACCCCCTCAGCAAGATTATGCACCGTTGTGCGACTACGTGCTACgaagtgtgtgtgacagatgtggTGAACCATTCCCGTGTGTATATTCAGCATGGGGGAAAGGGTGCGTGCTGCTTGAGCCACGTGTAGGCGTGCTGGCTCCACAGACCTGGGTGTGTTTCCGTGTGCGAGTGCCGGCAATGCAGAGAGTGAGCGTGTTAACAGAACAGCGAGtagatttaaaaatgaataagagCAGGGTGTGGGAGGGCAAGGCCTTTACAGGGAACCTCACTCAAATTAAACTGACTGCAGCCACCTCAGACACCGGCGACATGGCCGTGCTCATGACCTTTGATGTCCTCGACCTGGAAAGCAAGCTGTGA